The Papaver somniferum cultivar HN1 chromosome 3, ASM357369v1, whole genome shotgun sequence genome includes a region encoding these proteins:
- the LOC113355271 gene encoding carbonic anhydrase 2-like: MAAVKDKCEEAIAGLEKLLSENKSLNAVAAAKIEQITAELLQLQTAKTTTDGEAENGFCPINRMKTGFTQFKKEKYEADTERYGELSRGQSPKFLVFACCDSRVCPSHILGFQPGEAFIVRNIANMVPPYCQNRHTEVGAAIEYAVLNLKVEHIVVIGHSLCGGIKGLMALPEDGSTSTDFIEEWVKIGLPAKSKVKAKAAGGDVSISDLHEECEKEAVNVSLGNLLTYPFVRNACIDKVLDLKGGHYDFVKGYFDVWDFESGVSTPTV; this comes from the exons ATGGCGGCGGTAAAGGATAAATGCGAAGAAGCCATTGCTGGACTTGAGAAGCTTCTTAG TGAGAATAAAAGTCTAAATGCAGTTGCCGCGGCCAAGATCGAACAGATAACAGCTGAACTACTGCAACTACAGACTGCTAAAACTACTACTGATGGTGAAGCCGAAAACGGTTTCTGTCCGATTAACAGGATGAAAACTGGATTCACCCAATTCAAAAAGGAAAAATACGA GGCTGATACAGAACGGTATGGGGAACTCTCAAGGGGCCAGAGCCCCAAG TTCCTGGTGTTTGCATGCTGTGACTCTCGGGTGTGCCCTTCACACATCTTGGGATTCCAACCAGGAGAGGCTTTTATTGTGAGAAACATTGCTAATATGGTTCCACCCTATTGCCAA AATAGGCATACCGAAGTGGGAGCTGCCATAGAATATGCTGTCTTGAATCTCAAG GTTGAGCATATTGTGGTGATCGGACACAGCCTTTGTGGCGGGATCAAAGGACTTATGGCTCTTCCTGAGGATGGCTCCACCTCTAC TGATTTCATCGAAGAGTGGGTCAAAATCGGTTTACCAGCCAAGTCCAAGGTTAAGGCCAAGGCTGCAGGCGGTGATGTATCGATTTCAGACCTTCACGAAGAGTGTGAGAAG GAGGCGGTGAATGTATCCCTTGGTAACCTTTTGACGTACCCATTCGTGAGAAATGCATGCATTGACAAAGTGTTGGATTTAAAGGGAGGTCATTATGATTTCGTCAAGGGGTATTTTGATGTCTGGGACTTCGAGTCTGGAGTCTCAACACCCACCGTATGA